ACAGGTGTACTGCCTCACGATCAATCGCTCGGTCCCTGTCACGTTCACAATCTATCGCGACGCCAACGACAACCTAAAGTGCGAAGCAGGGACGGATACGGTGGTCGACACGCTCATCTTGGATGACAGCATCAGCATTCCGACCTGTTCCTATCCCGCCAGCCCCGCATATTGGAATCCGCCGTACTTTGCCTTCTTCTTCGGCGACGGGAAGATCAAGCTCATTAATACGACCACCGGAAGCCAAATAAAACCGAACCCTCTTTTTCTTACGTATCCCGATTACGAGATCATCTTGAGTTCCAACAAGCTCGCGTCGGGAAGAAAGGCGAGAGAAGTGGAAATGATATTCGGGCTCGGAAAAATTGAAGTGAGTGCTGTCCGAAAGACGGGATACAGAAAGAGGATTGCCGGCGTCGCTTTCGCGCCGGTCCCGAAGGCGCCGTACATGCCTGATATGCCTGGCCCCGGTGCACTCGTCTGGTGCGAATGACGAAAGTAATCTAATCGTTCAGCCACTGGCGCGCCAGCAAATCGATCGGTAAAGGAGTTTTCGCGGGCGGAACCGGTAACGGGTAGACGCTCGGCGCATAACGCATGAGCATTCCCCCTTGAAGAATCTTCCGCCGGCCGGCCACGTCTGATGCAACGACGTTTAAAAGAAGTTGCGCATACACCCAGCCGTTCGCAGGGTCGGTATAGTCGTCTTTGCGTACGAGAACCACGCGCCCGTCCTTAAATGACGTTCCGAGGAGATTGCAAATCACATTCGAGTTCGGTGTTACGATGCCCTTGTCCGAATCATCCGGATTCCCCGCCGGGCAAGAAGGTTCGGGAGTAACCGTGCACGCTGTGGCTCCCGTCGGCGTACAGATCGCCAGGAGACCCGCAGGATGCATAACGCCATCGGTATCGAGTGCAACATTCTGAAGACGTAAGCGGGCGAGCTCCAATCCACTGCTCGCGAGCTGTTCCAAATTCCCCCGCGCACGATACGAACCCGATTGTTTTCCGCTCAATATCGTCGTGCTCAACATGCTCACCCCGATGGCGGTGACAATGACAATTAGAATCAGGATCGTCAGGAGCACAGCTCCCCCGTCACTTGATCGTCCCCGCACCCTAATCGAGTATCACATTTCCGGAGAAAATCGGAGTGCTCGGGAACCATCCGCGCCTCTCGTTGCGCAGGGATGGAGAACCGCCAAAACTTTTCCACAGTACGCAAAAAGTTTCTGAATTCTTTGTTTTATTCAGCGGTCGCGAAACGAAATAATGTGTAAATACAATTACTTATAACTATATGCGAAGAATTCACGTTGGCATCTTGTTTGCTCATTCTTGTTGTCAGGAATTTGTGTGTCGGACTCGATTCAAATCAAGCTGACGCTCTTGGCTGCCGTCCTGGCGCTGCTCCTGGTGGGCGGCGTAGGGATCGTAGTCGCGAAGTAGAGCTACCCCTTGGCATCGCCCGGTGCTACGACGGACAAGATCAGAAGTCTTTCCTCGCCCATATTGACGACGCCGTGTTCCTCGCCCGCCGAGGCCAGGACGGCCATCCCGGCCTTGAGTTCGCGCGTCGTTCTTCCGACGGTAAAACGACCCGTACCTTCCAGGACGAAATACATCTTATCGGCGTCGTCGTGCTTGTGGGAACGCTGGGCCTGACCCGGCTCGAAGCAGAGGAGATCGGTGGATACCCGATCCGTTCCCAAGACGTTGATCTTCTGCATTTTATCCGAGGAGTAATGGGAAAGAGCTCGGAAATCGATCGTTTTCACAGGTTCACCCGCATGTCAGCTTTCACAGCGGCAGACGTATACCAGAGTTTTTTACCCCTGCCTTCAAAAACCGACCGGACGCCCGAAATTCTCAGACCGCGGTCGAAACGGGTTTTTCGAGATGGCGCTGGACAATCGCGTGGAACTCCTCTTCATTGAGCGTCTCTTTTTCAAGAAGTTCCTGCGCGATTTCCTTGAGGAGCGGCAGATTTTGCTTAAGGAGGGAGATCACGCGATCGAGGCGACCAGCCATGATGGCTTTGATTTCCTCGTCGATCTGGCGAGCGGTCTCTTCGCTGAAGTTTTTTCCGGTGGAAATTTCCCCCTGAGCCACAAGCAGAGGCGTGCGTTCACGTTCGACGGTCACCGGGCCGAGCGTTTTACCCATGCCGTACTGCGTGACCATGCTTCGGACGATTTCCGTCGCTCTCTGCAAATCGTCGTGGGCGCCGGTGGAGACGTCCTGAAAGACAATGGATTCGGAAGCGCGCCCTCCGAGGAGGACATCCACCTTCTGCAGAAGTTCCTCTCGCGTCATAAGGTAGCGGTCTTCCGTCGGAAGCTGGAGCGTAAAACCGAGAGCGCCGATTCCGCGCGGGATGATCGTAATCTTGTGAACCTTGTCGGTCGAATTTCCCAGCGCGGCGACCAACGCGTGTCCCGCTTCGTGGTGAGCGACGATCTCTTTTTCTTTTCGATTGATGACGCGGTTTTTCTTCTCCAGCCCCGTCAAAATGCGGTCGACGGCCTGCTCGAAATGTTTCATCTCAACCTGGGTCGCGTTCACACGCGCGGCTAAGAGCGCGGCTTCGTTGACGACATTAGCCAAATCCGCGCCGACCAAGCCGGGTGTTCTTTTTGCAATGGTCTCCAAGTTCAGGTCGGGTCCCTTTTTTACGTTCTTCGTATGCAGCTCCAAAATAGCCTGCCGCTCTTTGACATCGGGTCTTCCCACAAACACATGACGGTCGAACCGTCCCGCTCGGAGTAGCGCGGGGTCCAGAATTTCGGGGCGATTGGTGGCGGCCATGATGATCACGCCCGCCTGCGTATCGAAACCGTCGATCTCCACGAGAATCTGGTTGAGCGTCTGTTCCCGTTCGTCGTGCCCCCCCATCATTCCGATGCCTCGCGCCTTTCCCACGGCGTCCAGCTCGTCGATAAAGACGATGCACGGAGCTTTCGATTTCGCCTGTTGGAAAAGATCCCGGACGCGCGCCGCGCCGACGCCCACGAACATTTCCACGAAGTCGGAGCCGGAAATATTGAAAAACGGAACCTTGGCTTCTCCGGCCACCGCCCGGCCCAGAAGAGTCTTTCCCGTTCCCGGCGGGCCGACCAATAGAATTCCCTTCGGCAGCTTGCCGCCCAGGACGGTGAATCGTTTGGGCGCGCGGAGAAATTCGATGATCTCCTTCAACTCTTCCTTGGCCTCATCTTGGCCGGCGACGTCGGCGAACGTGGTTTTCAAATCGGCCTCCGCCTGCAAGCGGGCTTTGTTTTTGCCGAACGTCATCACCTCCGTTCCCGGCCCCATTCGTTTCAGGACAAATCCCCAAAGAAAGAGCATTGCGGCGATCGGCAGAATCCAGGTCATGAGGAAATCACGGAAAGCGGTATTTTCGTATTTGACCTGATATTTCGTTCCGACTTCATCGAGAAGTTTAATCAGGTCCTGGTCGGCGGCCGGGCGCACGGCAGCCACGCGGCTCGAGTCCGAAAACCATTGGCCGATTCGTTTTTCCGTTCCGGCGGGTGGGGACTTGACCGCCGTTTCGGGCAAAACACCTACCACAAATTGATCCGTGAGCCAGACCTGGTCGAATTCTTTCTTCCGGATACTTTCCTTCATATCGGAGTAGGGGACGACTTTGCCCGGAGGCGGAGAGCTGAATAAATTAAACAGAAGAAGGGCCAGCAGGCCTAGGGTCAGGTAGCCGAAGGTGAATTTAAAACGCTTGGATTGCTTTTTCGGCGGCACGGTTCGCATCGTCTATGGAAGCGTACTATAGGCACGTTCCGGCAATTGTCTATCGCCTTTCCCTTCGACGGCGTTCTGGTAAGCTCTCAAACCTTGTCGGGAGGCCTTGCAGATGAAACGGTGGATGGTTGGAATTGCAGCGCTGGGGTTGTTGACGGGATGCGATACGGTCAACAAATATTTTCCGCGAAAAACCGAAGAGACGGTGGGAACGGAGAAAAAATCTCCTGCGACGGTCGCGTGGGCGGGGCAAGCTGTAGCCGCCGACACCTTCATTAAAATCGCCAAACAGGCCGACCCGGCCGTCGTCAATATCGGTACGACGAAGATTCTTCGCCGCCGCGCGCCGCATCCTTTTTTCTTCGATCAAAACCCTTCCTCTCCGTTCGGGGATTTTTTCGGGGACGATTTGTTTCGGAAGTTTTTCGGTGAAATGCCGGAGGACGCGCCTCAGATGAAACAGCAGAGTCTTGGATCGGGTTTCATCCTGACGGACGACGGCTACATCGTGACCAACAATCACGTGATCGAAAAGGCGGATGAAATCACGGTGATCATCGGCAAGGATCAGGAATATAAGGCCAAGTTGGTCGGCGCCGATCCGAAAACCGACGTTGCGCTGATTCGAGTCGAGGCGAAGGACAAGCTGAAAACGCTGGAAATGGGAGACTCGGATGACCTGCAGGTCGGCGAGATCGTCGTGGCCATCGGCAATCCGTTCGGTCTGTCCCACACGGTCACGCAGGGAATTGTGAGCGCGAAGGAGCGTTCGATCGGTTTCGGTCAGTACGACAACTTTATTCAGACGGACGCTTCCATTAACCCGGGCAACTCGGGCGGGCCTTTACTGAATTTGCGCGCGGAGGTCGTCGGCATCAATACGGCGATCGTGGCGT
This genomic window from Bdellovibrionota bacterium contains:
- a CDS encoding DegQ family serine endoprotease, whose amino-acid sequence is MKRWMVGIAALGLLTGCDTVNKYFPRKTEETVGTEKKSPATVAWAGQAVAADTFIKIAKQADPAVVNIGTTKILRRRAPHPFFFDQNPSSPFGDFFGDDLFRKFFGEMPEDAPQMKQQSLGSGFILTDDGYIVTNNHVIEKADEITVIIGKDQEYKAKLVGADPKTDVALIRVEAKDKLKTLEMGDSDDLQVGEIVVAIGNPFGLSHTVTQGIVSAKERSIGFGQYDNFIQTDASINPGNSGGPLLNLRAEVVGINTAIVASAQGIGFAIPINLAKNIFSQLKEKGSVTRGWLGVYIQKVDPDLARSMGLKDRRGALVSSVQKNSPAAKVGIQSGDVVMSFDGKEIKEFNDLPRLVASTPVGKKVTIVFLRDGKEQKVEVAVGELKGAPEEENEEGPSEKPEAPSKPDQLGLTANTLTEKTARKLGLDSATKGVLVDRVAPDGAAAEKGVRRGDVIIEINRKRVESVLEYKKIVGSLKKGDTVLLLIKRGAEATLFVAFTL
- a CDS encoding cupin domain-containing protein: MKTIDFRALSHYSSDKMQKINVLGTDRVSTDLLCFEPGQAQRSHKHDDADKMYFVLEGTGRFTVGRTTRELKAGMAVLASAGEEHGVVNMGEERLLILSVVAPGDAKG
- the ftsH gene encoding ATP-dependent zinc metalloprotease FtsH, encoding MPPKKQSKRFKFTFGYLTLGLLALLLFNLFSSPPPGKVVPYSDMKESIRKKEFDQVWLTDQFVVGVLPETAVKSPPAGTEKRIGQWFSDSSRVAAVRPAADQDLIKLLDEVGTKYQVKYENTAFRDFLMTWILPIAAMLFLWGFVLKRMGPGTEVMTFGKNKARLQAEADLKTTFADVAGQDEAKEELKEIIEFLRAPKRFTVLGGKLPKGILLVGPPGTGKTLLGRAVAGEAKVPFFNISGSDFVEMFVGVGAARVRDLFQQAKSKAPCIVFIDELDAVGKARGIGMMGGHDEREQTLNQILVEIDGFDTQAGVIIMAATNRPEILDPALLRAGRFDRHVFVGRPDVKERQAILELHTKNVKKGPDLNLETIAKRTPGLVGADLANVVNEAALLAARVNATQVEMKHFEQAVDRILTGLEKKNRVINRKEKEIVAHHEAGHALVAALGNSTDKVHKITIIPRGIGALGFTLQLPTEDRYLMTREELLQKVDVLLGGRASESIVFQDVSTGAHDDLQRATEIVRSMVTQYGMGKTLGPVTVERERTPLLVAQGEISTGKNFSEETARQIDEEIKAIMAGRLDRVISLLKQNLPLLKEIAQELLEKETLNEEEFHAIVQRHLEKPVSTAV